A window of the Gossypium hirsutum isolate 1008001.06 chromosome A05, Gossypium_hirsutum_v2.1, whole genome shotgun sequence genome harbors these coding sequences:
- the LOC107957322 gene encoding UPF0613 protein PB24D3.06c encodes MNSLSTSASSNSSASSSTSWFSGIVRGRVDKSSSLKMAGSSSSGGGLASNNEGPIKGKNQFRGVLFKYGPKSIQVAFKTGDYKQQVIFIGGLTDGFLATDYLEPLAIALDNEKWSLVQLLMSSSYSGYGTSSLEQDAMEIDQLISYLINKENSEGVVLLGHSTGCQDIVHYMRTNAACSRAVRAAILQAPVSDREYRATLPETAAMIDLATSMIKEGRGSDLMPKEADPSPITAYRYNSLCAYMGDDDMFSSDLNEHQLRMRLGHMSSTPCQVIFSMDDEYVPEYVDKKALVERLCRAMGGAEKVQIEYGNHSLSNRVQEAVQAVIDFVKREGPKGWDDPWS; translated from the exons ATGAATTCTCTCTCTACATCTGCTTCGTCTAACTCTTCCGCATCTTCTTCCACTTCTTGGTTTTCCGGCATTGTTAGGGGCCGCGTAGACAAGTCCTCTTCCCTAAAGATGGCTGGCAGCTCCTCCTCAGGTGGCGGCCTTGCCTCCAATAACGAAGGACCCATCAAGGGTAAGAACCAGTTCCGTGGTGTGCTCTTCAAGTATGGGCCTAAGTCCATCCAG GTTGCATTCAAAACCGGTGACTATAAGCAACAAGTTATTTTCATTGGTGGGCTGACTGATGGATTTCTAGCAACTGA TTACTTGGAACCTCTTGCAATTGCTTTAGATAATGAAAAATGGTCACTTGTTCAACTACTTATGTCATCCTCATACTCTGGATATGGAACCTCCAGCTTGGAACAA GATGCCATGGAGATCGATCAGCTTATTAGTTACTTAATCAACAAAGAAAATTCTGAGGGTGTGGTCCTTCTTGGTCATAGCACTGGCTGTCAG GATATTGTGCATTACATGCGCACAAATGCAGCTTGTTCCCGAGCAGTCCGTGCTGCCATTTTGCAG GCTCCAGTTAGTGATCGAGAATACAGGGCAACCCTTCCTGAAACAGCTGCCATGATTGACTTGGCTACAAGCATGATAAAGGAAGGTCGGGGTTCAGACTTAATGCCTAAGGAAGCAGATCCATCCCCTATAACTGCCTATAG ATATAACTCCCTTTGTGCCTACATGGGGGATGATGACATGTTCAGTTCAGACCTTAATGAGCACCAGCTTAGAATGAGACTTGGACACATGTCTAGCACTCCTTGCCAG GTTATCTTTTCCATGGATGATGAATATGTGCCAGAGTATGTTGATAAGAAAGCCTTGGTTGAAAG ATTGTGCAGAGCTATGGGCGGTGCAGAAAAAGTTCAAATAGAGTACGGTAATCACTCCCTCTCTAACCGAGTCCAAGAAGCTGTGCAGGCCGTTATTGATTTTGTTAAAAGAGAAGGACCCAAAGGCTGGGATGACCCATGGAGCTAA